A window of Glycine soja cultivar W05 chromosome 13, ASM419377v2, whole genome shotgun sequence genomic DNA:
GCAATAATCATTGATTTAGACGGGAGGAAACCTCCCCGACCCGAATTACTGATTTTTGAAGTCTTCCTTTTTGGACATCTAATTGCCTCTCCTCAATACGGGTTGGCTTCTAGAGTTgcactttctttccttttttgtgagGTTTGGTTTTGACCTGAACAAAATCATCTTCATCAGGGTCAACATTTAAAGCATTCATTGCTCCTATCAATTCAGTAGGATTTTGAAGAACAGCAACAGTATTTGTACCCTAGGAATGTTGTGTGTGAGGAGGAACAAACTTATTAGCCTGATCATTCTTTAATTTTCCTGAGGGATTGGATTTGTTGGTCTCTACGAGCGTTACTAACTCAACAACATGTGGCTGAAAGGGGGATTTGCTTTGGTGTAGTCAAGTTTGGCAATAGGCACTGCTTTACAATTTGCTAGACGGTGCCCAATCATTTTACAGTGAGTGCAAAAAGCACGCCTATTCTCATATTTAATCTTCTGAATAAACATCTTACCGGTTGGCAGTCTAAATCGAACCTCTTCAGTGAGCTCCAAGGACGCATCAACTTCCACTAATGCCAAAGCAAAAGAGATAGATCCCTTGGATGCAGTAAGGTGGTCTGTGCGGATGGGCAAACCAACCTTAGACAATATTTTCCCTAAAGCTTGGGGGTTCCATAACTCAAGGGGAAGATTTCAGAGCTTAACCCATACTGGAATTTTACTAAGTTCCTCATTCCCAAAATCAAAGAAAGTCGGCATAACCTTCAGCAGAAGGGGTCTTTGAAATATGAAATAGGGACTTGCAGAAAGGACCTGGTTTCATGAGTTGAGTAAGCAAATTTCACACCCCACTTTTGGCAGCAATCCAATAAAGCTTTTTTTCCTGGGAAATGACCAGCCACATAGCCAATAAGGCTATGTCCCCATGCCTCTTCCAGGGGTTGCAAATCAGATTCGTCCAACAACACTTCACCTTTAAAGGATGGAGGGGAGAACTGCAGTCCAAAGCCCTTGGATGGCTTTCTGTTATTCTTGAACAGATTAACCTAAGATTTGGAAGCCTCTGTGTTGGCTACTAGAGGCGTTGAGTCAGAACCACTAGAAGGAGATGAATCTTCATCTGTGGAGGAGTCATCATCCCCTAGAGTATAAGATTCCTATGGGGGAGAATCAGTTTCTGTATTGCTGACAGCCAATTTGTCGAACACTTGGTGTGCATCAACTTTGTTTGTTGTAGAACTCGACCTTTGCATTTTGTCGAGCACTAGGGGTGCAAAGTTTATCTGTGTGGTTGGGCAAGTAACTCGAACACCTTGGTCCACAACAACGCACCCAATCAGATCATTGGTAGTAGAAACCCGAGCTTTACCTGTACCTGCGGTTAACCCCTTTAAGGCAGGTTGTTTGGAATGCGATTTCTGGCCCTTGTTCTTCCCCATACGTTGCCTAGCACTAGTTTGAAGATGGCATCTGAGGGGAAAAACACTACTACTTTGTGACCAAGAAGAGAGGAGGTAGTGAGAATGAACTCTCTTGTTGGCTAGTTGATTAAATACTGACAAAAGGCATCTCTTGTGTGACACAGATCGTGGTTAGAAAACTACCAGCATCTACCGAAGTTGGAAGCAGCTCTTTGATGGTGGCCAGGCCACTGGGCGTCACCCAAGGAGGGAGAGTTGCTATGTGATGGAGAGGCTACTGCGCGCGCCCTAGGAGAGAGAACAAAGCTTTTTAATGAGAGCCCATTCCCCAAGTTTGATATTCTTGTGAAGCTTGCATGCAGCAAGAAGAGATCCAAATACAACCATAGTGCTCAACTTTTGGGACAAACCCAAATTCATGAACCATTTTATGAAATAGTATATTCCCTTCTTGCCACAATCCTGAGTGACTACAAGCATGAAGAGCTCTAATGAATGTGATGTCATTATGGATGACCCCTAGTGCTTCCATTTCTTCAGAGTTCCAATGCTGCCTCACCATGACCATGCATTGCAAAACCAGATATCATGGCATTTCACATTGAAACATCACGGTCCATGGCCGCAGCAAGCAGTGCATCTATGTCTCCACACTTGGCATACGTGTCCACCAAAGAAGTTTTAAGAATAATATTTCCCTTAATTCCTTGCTTGTCTATGTAGGAATGGATCCACTTACCCATTTCAAGTGATCCAGCTTTTGCACATATCATAAGGTGGCTAACCATGGTTCTCTCATTTGGCCTTATTCCACAACCAGTCATGTGAACAAAGATATCAAAAGCCTCATCTAtgcaattgttttgtgcataagCTGAAATCATGGCACTCCACATCATTAAATCTTTGCTCTTAAAGCTATCAAAAACAGATCTTGCACTTCTAACACCACCACATTTGCCATACATATCAATAAAAGCAGTGGCTAGAACCAAAGACATGGTAAATCCACTTCTTAATGTGAAAGCATGTAACAATTTTCCTAATTCCAGAGCTCCTGCTGTGCCACACTCTTTGACAAAACTAAGCATTGTAATTTCATTTGGAGACATACCTTCTCCTAGCATTTTGACAAACAGTCCTGCACCTTCATTCAAATTATTGCAATGAATGTAGGTTGCAATCATAGCAGTCCATGAAATGATACTAGCCTCAGACATGCCATCAAAAACCCTTCTTGCATAAGCTAAATTTTTACATTTAGCATACATATCAATCAAAGCAGTACTTAGAGGAACTCCTGATTTTCCACACTTCCAATTTCTCATTACATAAGCATGCATGGCTTTCCCCAATTTCAAATCAGCAAGTTCTGCCAAGACATGTGTGATGCTTATCATTGCAATTTCACTAGGCTTCACTCTCATAACATGCATATCTCTCACAAGGTCCAAAGCTTCATCAAGCAACCCACTCTTATCATAGCTCCTAATCATAGTACTCCAAgaaacaacatattttttatgaatcttATCAAATACTAGCTGTGCTGATGCCAAGCTTCCAACCTCACTGTACATCATGATTAAAGCATTACACACAAAAACATCACCGTGAAATCCATTTTTCACCACAAAACCATGAACCTCTTGTCCTAGTAGGATTGAAGGGATAAGACAACATGGTTTGAGAACCGGTGGTATGATAAAATTGTCCACTTCAGTGTCTATTCTATGCATATAGGCGTAGATTTTCGCTGCATCTGCAGGGAAGTTGTTCTTGATGTAAGACGTTATTAGGAAGCTATGAATTGCTGCATTGCTAGAATAGGATTCAAGTGCTGCAAGAGGGACTTGATAACTGCAATTGGAACTGGTTTTGATGAAGTGGCCATGGAGTTGTTGTGTTTCATTGAGGTTGATGTCAAGTCCTTGTTGGATGTGAGGAACATTTGGTTTTGGTTGGCATTGAGTGAATCTCAAAGTGGGGGAGTGGTACTGATTAGAGTTTTGGAACCTGTGAATTGAGATTGGAAGGGGTGGAGGAGGAGCAATAGAGAGATGGGAATTGCTTGTAACCACAGTTTAACCTTTCAGTTTTTGCATGCCCCTTTTCATTTCTTACACTGAATACTCAAACTTAAGTTTCAGAAAGGTCTATCCCACACACCAATCTCCTGCAAGACACTAAGGTTCTTCATCCTATTGTGCATAAAATGAGTGATCAAGTTGGTTCAACAATGGAATGGTAAGTGACAAAGAGTGAAGGCATTTGTGTATTGTTTAGGGGTAAGTGACAAAGAGTGAAGGCATTTGTGTATTGTTTAGGGGTAAATGTCAGAGCGGTTCATTCCCGTGGTTGTTATTAtgttaaagaaaacaaataaggaACGAAGGATAATCCCATTTTATTGGTTTGTTGCTAAGTCTCAGAGAGCCacccttttgtttttattattcagTGGGGACCACACAACTGTTTCTCGTTTCTCTCTTTCTGTGTCCTGTTATTTTTCCTTCCTTGAACCTTGAGTTCATATCTATGACTTTATGATGATAATATCTTACTTCTAAAATGTTGCATTTAGCTGCAAGTTCTTTTACAAAATTTCCTCatctgtttttgtttatatttatttatgtattggTATAAAGTAATTTCTGCCGGTAATGATTAATCTTTGTCGGGAACCGTGAacacacacaaaataaatatttttctttcaacacGATTTATTTCATACCCAAGATTATCCTGAAATCAAAATATTGGACAATTTGATTAAAGGACACAAGAGGCTACCACTTATGCCAACTGTTGTTTATTGTGggtatatttattgttttgattAAGCTGTgcaattattattgtttttttttttaatatggtaGGTTCTTAGAGTGTTTACTGTCTAAAGATGTAGATAAGAATATATGCATTGAGTGTGGTGAGAGAGtatgtataatattaaatgggTAAGTTAGGATTCATCGACAGTTCGACACCTATGTGAGACTTGGCTCACTTACACCATCATATAATAAGGATCGGGGAATTTCTATCTCAACCTTGATAATAATTTTCATCAGTTTGTAAGAAGGTTAAATGTAGCATCAATTCAAGGGAGAGCAAAGTGATTAGATTGTTTGCTCTTTGATTAGATTGTTTGCTCTTTTTTggactaaaaatatcaaatgataaGGAAAAGAAGTAACACAATTAGGATGGAAGCTTGCTACTGCATtcattaaaaaggaaagaaataagaaatcatAGCAGACAAGTAAATGTCAAACACAGGATTTTTCCCCCTTAAGAACTGTCATATAATACGAAAAAATTGCCAAGCACAAATTGCAggaaaatttaaagaataacagattttcattaaaaaaatgatgaaatatcTATTATTGGAACTCATCACAATAACAAAAGTATATACTAGaacaattcaaaaatattttgatattttaaaatgatcgAGACATGTACTTATCATGAGTTTGTTAGCTAGtatttcatataataatttttagcaatttttttacccaaacatttcataattttaagaCACATATCTCCCGATCAAATGACAATTTTTCGtgtttcttaataataaaaaaatcattatataattACTATTGCAgactttattttctcttttcattatttttcttgttttctcgaataagaaaaaaagaaggaccATTTACcatataataattgttttacttcagttaaaagtgataaaataagttaaaggTATTGCGACGATAGGAAATAAACTTCATCATCAACAAGGAAACAACTTAAATcctaaataaatattcaataaatcgataataaaaactttttaaaattataaaatataagatttgtatttttttttgttttgagtttGAATTAAATTCAAACTATTTTTAACCTAAATCAATTATATCCATgcgaatttagttttttttttttttactattgagATGAATATAAGTTTGAGATGAAATTTCACATATTCTCAATTACACAATAGCTCATATGGATATCATAGTTTATTTTGGTCACCTCTAACAACTACaacatttaattcaattaatattaactttttttaaaatatgcataAATTTATCTCATTGATCGTCTAATTTGACCCCTGTACATGTAGACTTATATAGACCGAGTTGGTCCATATCCAATTCTATCAAGAGGtgaaatcaccaaaaaaaaaaaaaaaaaagaaagaaagaaagaaaaaggggaGTAGACATTACTCACTAGTCACTATACAATCTCTACTCCAGTGCTTGGGTATCACTGAATCACTGCACTCATTGGGTGGAAGAGTAAGTCCGAAAAACACAACATACGTTAGATAAAGAATAAACCACCAATTTCACCTTTAGTTAATTACTATTTCTCCTGAACagtttaaacaataaaaaattatataaataattttcaagaattagaaatcatagaaaaatatttcaaattagttcttaataaatatatcgatttagaaattaaattgataaattttaaatatattaagaattttttatataattttattaatttaaggactatttagaaaaaaataatagttaataattaaaataaaaatttattctacGATAAAACAATTCATATaaagtgttaaaatatttttaaataaatacgcCAGAGTAACACATTTTTCATTCGTAGATAAGATGGGACATAAAGTAAAATGTGAGGgactaaaaaatgaaattgctcaaattaaagaaaaaattaagcaaTGATAAActcataaaatgaaaataatcaaacaaattaatgataaaCTCAGAAATTAAGCTAGAGATTGTTGTAATGCTTCTTATTATTGACATCTTGATGGCTTACATTCTAACTTCACTCAACATCCTTGTTGGCCAGAATTCTCCATCGATCAGAACTCTCCGTAGGTAGTCATTTTCGAGACCTCGACAATGTACTTTGGTTGCTttcaaaatcaataattatcCCCACAAACCAACACAAGACTTTTCTGCATGTTTTTTTCCTCACTCACGCGCTTTTATAGGAAACTTTCAAGAAGGTCATCCATCTCATAACTACTCCAAGCCAAACATGCTTAACTATAAAGTTCTTAGGGATAAACTACCGAAAAGTAAATATATCTCGTTGGTATAAGTAGtatcaattaatttctttaagtcaTCCTTGATTATACAGTTTCATACCTGTACAACCTTTGAATCCCTCTCATTCTAGTATGATTCAATCACGGTATTACAATTGTCTTAAGACCAATGTGCAGACAAATAGACctctaatttaaattatataaataaaatgaaaagaatgacacataaaaaagaagctaaattattgttttggtcctctaatttatttttgaagtttGATTTGGTCCTCTAGCTATTAAATTACAAGACAAAATtgaatcatttaattattagaGGACCATatcaaactttgaaaataaattagaagatcAAACAATAATCTAGCCCAAAGAAAACCTAGGAGTAAAGTTTCAAAAACACCTAAACTCCTTTCTCCTACCTCTTTTGCTTCTCGTGTTTTGTGTCACCTTTGAACCAGCGTGGAGGTAATTCACACCTTTGCACCAGCATGGAGGTGATGACGAGACCTGTCAACATTTTCTTCGCTTCTCTCGTGTTGAGGTCTCTACAACCATTGTTTGAGTACTCTTCTCTCTtcgacaacaacttctccttcGAATTTGGTTTCTTTAAGTAagtatttcaataattaaaaataataattaggtCTACATTTCTATTTCCATGATATCTTATCTATCTTTTCAACAAATCTTGCATCTCTTTCAATGATAGAAgttgaaaaaattgtttgttcttgattattctttgtACTTTAAAGGTCTTGTAGCATTGTCTTGTAAATACTAGTATGTTGTTTTTTTCTATCATAAGATTATTGGCATatctattttgataattttaactataaTTTCTAATGAATAAATCTTTGCATAGTTattaagataagcataaataattttagtttgtGACTTCATACAAAGTTatgttggaattttctatttcaataattaatttgggCTAATAtcataagataattatattagttatttatcattagtgagttttattttatgtggtcaAATTAAGTGAACCCGTCAGACAACTAAATAAGATATATAGACTTAAATGAGCAGATGTCAATGTTgacccattaggggataatgaaaACTATTAAGTTAACACACTATAAGAAAGCTATGGTCTATAATATACCGACCCGTCACACATAGTTTCTCTTTTTCCCATTTGAACATTTACGAATGTCCTATTGAGGAATAAAAAGATTCTGGTTAAGGAAGAACCATAATATTGTTGTTCGTTATCGTAATGGATAGCCGCAAAGATCTTACAACAAATGTCAAAGAATGCTTAGATCAAGAACCAACTACAGatccaaatattttatataatcctTAATAATTAAACATGTTGTAGATCCTAAGACTTTTGGTGAATTGTCCTATATTATAGACATGTAAATTTTTAGCTTCCACATAAagaataaagattaaagatattccaacaagtggtattagagcatGTCTTCATTGTTTGATTGTTAGGATTCAAGTTTTTCTATATAAAACATTATGTGTCATTGGAAATCCTTGAATGTCATTGTCTTgatgttattataaatttgatatagtgtgataacattatttatagattcaatatttatttttcgtaATTTAAGAATATGATATTTACTTTccatgattaatatttttatatttattactattatgatTGGGTGTAAATTCAGTAGTTACAaattcttcccttttttttgtatgtttggtaattttttaattaaattgattgatacaatatatttccaaaataattcctattgtgaaatttgatttgattaaaattacatatatattagtatggGATTATTTATGTTAATTGTGTTCGGCCCAAAGGAATACACAATTTGACTAAATAATAACATACTAATGatgataaatatgtgacaattataaagtattttcatgtgaataatggtcaatccaaagaaagactattATTTGACAAAACTAAATGTGAATATTTGATCTTGAGAGtaacaattacaaattaatttttttgtccaaAAACTAGAAATTAAAGTTGTGCTGAATATCTTGTGATggatctattaataaaaatatttgcatttttgttacatatatatatatatatatatatatatgaatggtTCTTTGTTATTGACTAAGTAGATGGCTTATGGCTGATACAAGGTCAATGTACGAAATATTGATTTGGATACAATATTAGTATATATCCTAGTATCTATAGGTGCAGGTGGTTTGGAAATTAATATGAttgtattttattctattttttaatcaacCGCTAAAGTCATTTGGATATAATGAGATATTATTtagcatattttaaaaaaattacattgaatcTGGTGGGTTGATTATATATAGTTGTGATGCAATTTTATTATGGTAATTTGGACTTAATATTTTacgattatatataatatacaaagccttgtgaaattgaaaattattttggaaATACTTCTTTTTCACCTGAGGATTGTTTAACgattatataatcattaaacaataatgtacaCATACAATTTTTGGTTTTGTACGCTTATGTGTAAATTTAAGACCATccatttcaattaaattgttTGGTATTTTTTATTGGACTAATTGAAATAACATGTTGTCAAAGTAACCTCTGTTGCGTAGATTATTCTTGCGAATTGTGTTCAGCCtgaaaggaagacacaatttgaccAGATAATTAAATGTACGGGATGTTAAGTGTGTGGTGATTACAAGGATTGGTTTTCCATGTGAATTATAAAGTGTCTaaagacaatcattatttgacAAGATTTATCATTAGAATAGTTTTCCATGTGAACAATGGAATGTCCAAAGACAACCATTGTTCGATAGGACTTATCACCAGTGTTTGATCATTGCGTTGAGAGTACCACTTGCAGTTAGTCATTTCAATCCAAAGGTTGGAGATTAATTGTGTACTAGGTATCTTGTTTAGGTCTTTAAATTTACTATAAAGGTAAATTGTGCATGGTGTGTTTGTTGTTCTTTCATTAGTAGTTGCTATTACCATTATTTTCACTACTCATTTTTTTTCGGAATCCCAAACTtgtcattttaaaatgaattaattgagaattttctCAATTGCATGGAATTGGACATTTTTTAACTACAAAAAAACGCTAATgggttttttttcttatccCTTTATTTGGTCTCATTGTTCAAAtgattattgtttttcttctttctattgCCAACTCCGGCAAGGCTGCGGTGCCTCTGCTCATGCCGTCGCCATCATTTGTTGCTATCCCGTGGTAGCTTCGCGTCTGTGTGCCCTTCCCCGGTGATGTTAAGGGCCCTATCACTTtcgattttttatttctttttatctttttttgtttgcACCACCACAAAACCTCTGCCATTATTGTTGTCATACTGTAGCCGACCTCGTGGCGACCTCGCGCCACTGGACATTACACCAGTGGTGCCACGGGCAGCGCACCACCCATCCCGGTGGTTTCCGAGTTGGCTACACCATTTTTTTGTGCGAGGCAACTAGGGTTTTCCAACCCTGTTGCATAATCGTGGGTTGGGCCAGGTTGCCCTGATCTGATTCCAACCCAACccttataaaaaacaaaaaaatgcagaaaaaaaaacaataattgttGTTCACACCACCTTTTTAATACATGcaccattttttctttttgggcctagcccatttctgcaaaacctaaaataaaaaagaaacattatttACACCCCATTTTCATACATGCagcaaatttttttcattttgggccTAGCCCATTTCTGCAAAAccttaaataaaatagaaatgttATTTACACTCTATCTTTCATTCATAcaccatttatttgttttgggCCAAGCCCATTTCTGCAAAACCTGAAATATAATACAAACATTATTTACACCCTGTTTTTCATACATGAACCTTTTTATTGCATTTTGGGCCTAGCCCATTTTGCAAAGCCtgaaacaaaatagaaacattATTCACACCCTATTTTTCATACATGCACCCTttctattttgttctttttaataaaatagaaatgttACTTACACCCCGTCCATAATACATGCAactcttttttcttgttttgggcCTAGCCTTTTATCTGGAAAAcctgaaataaaacaaaaatgatatttacACTCATTTTCCATACATGCACCATTTTTATTTTGGCCCAGctcattttttttgtgaagtccgaaataaaataaaattgatggtTACACTCCTTTCTTCATATGTGCACCCCTGCCACTTAGGATGGTGACTAGGTCTGCCATGTCAACATTTCGTCAATGTTGACTAAGTCCAAGTCAACCCTTAgactttaaaaaaagaaaaataaaaataactataaatattagtggatatatattttttctattttatttctttatggtCTCTAtcgtttattttattcttcaatgtgatttttttaatcattgtctagctagttagtttaattaataatgcatTGTAGATATCttgttattcattttattttttgtagaagcaaatttCATGATaatgaaccaagcaattttgatgatgccaaaagcccaagtgattgattcaagacttcaagatcaagcatcaagaatccaatccgagattcaagattcaagagaagaaatcaagaagcaacaagtcaagacttcatataggataagtattaaaagattttttcaaaaaccaaataacaCAGTGTTGTTTtataaaagaattttctcaaaattttctaagttaccagagtgattactctctggtaatcgaataccagttatcagtaatcgattactagttaccagtttggttttcaaaatgttttcaaatggtttgcaacgttccaaaatgatttccaaacagtgtaatcgattacactatattagtaatcgattacaagtgaatctgaacgttggaattcaaatccaattgtgaagagtcacaacttttcgtAAAATACATTGtataattgattacacctttgtggtaatcgattaccagtgaacagttttgaagaaaaaagttaagagttataactcttaacatggttttctctaaagtcacaacttttccaatggtttcttcgaccagacatgaagagtctataaaagcatgactttggcacacattcaaaaaatatatatgatattcttccaaacaattctttttcaaaatctttctctaaccattgctcgttgctttttctttgccaaaaagcatttctaaactttgtttcaaaactttgtttttctgcaagtggaaattctgcagaaaacaaaagtgtgttatcttttcatcccttcctcctcttgacaaaagattcaaagaactaaccgcctgagaattcttttgattctccctttccccctcttgacaaaatattcaaaggactaaccgcttgagaattcttttgattcttccctttccctttaaacaaaaaatttcaaagaactaaccgcctgagatatcttttgtttccccttacaaatattcaagggactaaccgcctaagaattctttgtcttaacacattggagcgtacatcctttgtggtacaaatAGAGCGTACatttacttgggttgttatactgaaaacaagagagggtacatctcttgtggatcagttcaagtggagcgtacatccacttagttgttcaaagagaacaagggagggtacatgccttgtggatctttgcttgtaaaggattttacaaggttattggaaatctcaagagcTGGTGGttacttggggactggatgtaggcacgggttgttgccaaaccagtatgtcttcttccctacactctttaatttctgctatgtactttttatttcctctttacttttgtctaatttattgtttctattctttactttctcataacttagttgtaaagcctaattgaatctagtaacattaagaaggataaatttttaattagtcaagacatgttcataattaattcaaccccccttcttaattattccaaggccactcgatccaataTTTTTCCCACGTTTCAATCGTGCATCCTTAATCACTAATTGTATTCCTCACTTCTATTTTGTATCTTTCAATTTCCATTCTATTTATCTGATTTCGTAGCATTatgtcaaatatttatttatttttgcaaatccgcattaacattttttagtact
This region includes:
- the LOC114382701 gene encoding pentatricopeptide repeat-containing protein At1g11290, chloroplastic-like, whose protein sequence is MHRIDTEVDNFIIPPVLKPCCLIPSILLGQEVHGFVVKNGFHGDVFVCNALIMMYSEVGSLASAQLVFDKIHKKYVVSWSTMIRSYDKSGLLDEALDLVRDMHVMRVKPSEIAMISITHVLAELADLKLGKAMHAYVMRNWKCGKSGVPLSTALIDMYAKCKNLAYARRVFDGMSEASIISWTAMIATYIHCNNLNEGAGLFVKMLGEGMSPNEITMLSFVKECGTAGALELGKLLHAFTLRSGFTMSLVLATAFIDMYGKCGGVRSARSVFDSFKSKDLMMWSAMISAYAQNNCIDEAFDIFVHMTGCGIRPNERTMVSHLMICAKAGSLEMGKWIHSYIDKQGIKGNIILKTSLVDTYAKCGDIDALLAAAMDRDVSM